The genomic region CGCACCCAGACCTCGGCATTGTTCGCCGCATTCCAGACCGCGAGCGGCGACACCCATCCCGTGCACTACGACGTGGAATATTGCCGCAGCCGCGGCATGCCGCATCTGCTCGCCCACGGCTTCCAGACCCTGATCCACACCGCGCCCGGCGCCGGCCTGTTTCCGTTCCTGGTCGAGGAGTCCCTGGTCGGCTTCCTCGAGCAATCGAGCCGCTTTCTCAAGCCCGTGTTCGCCGACGACACCCTCTATCCTGCGCTGGAAGTCATCGAGCTAGTGCCGGGGCGCACCACCGGCACGGTGACGCTGCGCAGCACCGTGTTCAACCAGCGCAAGGAGCTGGTGCTGGAGGGGATGCAGAAGTTCCTGATCCGGCGGCGGCCGGCCGGTTAAGGAAGGACGGAAATCGCTTAAAATTCGGCCGTTTCACGGGCCAATTCAGGTTGCCGGAGGGGACCGGCTGGCCTACCTATGGCCCATGAAATTCCTCGACGAAGCAAAGGTCTATATCCGCTCCGGTGACGGCGGGAACGGCTGCGTGGCGTTCCGCCGCGAGAAGTTCATCGAATTCGGCGGCCCCTCCGGCGGCAATGGCGGCCGCGGCGGCAATGTCATCATCGAGGTCGCAGACGGCCTCAACACGCTGATCGACTACCGCTACCAGCAGCACTTCAAGGCCCAGAAGGGCGAGAACGGCATGGGCTCGGATCGCCATGGCGCCAACGGCAAGAACATCGTGCTGAAGGTTCCGGTCGGCACGCAGATCTTCGACGAGGACCGCGAGACCTTGATCCACGACTTCACCAAGGTCGGCGAGAAATTCGTGCTGGCCGAGGGCGGCAATGGCGGCTTCGGCAATGCGCATTTCAAGTCGTCGACCAACCGCGCCCCGCGCAACGCCAATCCCGGCCAGCCCGGCGAGGAGCGCTGGATCTGGCTGCGGCTGAAACTCATTGCCGACGCCGGCCTCGTCGGCATGCCCAATGCCGGCAAATCGACCTTCCTCTCCAAGGTCAGCGCAGCGCGGCCGAAGATCGCCGACTATCCCTTCACCACGCTGCATCCGCAGCTCGGCGTCGTGAACGCCGACGGCCGCGAATTCGTGCTCGCCGACATTCCCGGCCTGATCGAGGGCGCACATGAAGGCACCGGCCTCGGCGACCGCTTCCTCGGCCATGTCGAGCGCTGCCGCGTGCTGCTGCACTTGATCGATGCCACCTGCGAGCATGCCGGCAAAGCGTACAAGACCGTGCGCAAGGAGCTCGACGCCTATGGCGGCCAGCTCACCGACAAGATCGAGATCGTCGCGCTGAACAAGATCGACGCGGTCGAGCCGGACGAGCTGAAGAAGCAGAAGGACCGCCTGAAGCGCGCCGCCAAGAAGACGCCTCTGCTGCTCTCCGGCGCCACCGGCCAGGGCGTCAAGGAGGCGTTGCGTGCGCTGGCCGATGTGATCGGCGAGAGCCCGGTGTCCGCAAAGGCGAAGAGCGCGGCCGAAGCGGAGCCGTGGTCGGCTTGAGGTAAGCACCGCTCTCTCGAAACCTCTCCCTTCGGGAGAGGTTTTCTTCGCGCCATCGATAGCGCAATATCGGGCAAACGAAGCGGTGGAGCGAGAAGCATGGCGCACGCGAAGAACGTTCTCTGGATCATGTGCGACCAGCTTCGCTACGACTATCTCGGCTGCACCGGCCATCCCACGCTGAAGACGCCGAACATCGACGCCATGGCGAAGCGCGGCGTGCTCTTTACCAAGGCGTATGTGCAATCGCCGATCTGCGGCCCGTCGCGGATGTCGTTCTATACGGGCCGCTACATGCGCTCGCACGGCTCGCACTGGAACGGCTGGCCGCTGCGGGTCGGCGAGCCCACGCTCGGCGATCACCTCAACAAGATCGGCGTGCGCAACGTGCTGGTCGGCAAGACCCATATGGCGCCCGACATCGAAGGCATGAAGGCGCTCGGCATTCCCCCGGAATCGATGATCGGCGTGCATGTCGCCGAATGCGGCTTCGAGCCTTACGAGCGCGATGACGGCCTGCATCCGACCGGGCGGCCGCGGCCGAAATACGACGAATATCTGCGAAAGCACGGTTTTGAAGCCACCAATCCCTGGGAGCATTGGGCCAATTCCGGCGCTGCTGACGACGGTAGCTTGCAGAACGGCTGGCTGCTGGTTCACGCCGACAGGGCCGCGCGCGTGCCCGAAGAGCATTCCGAGACGCCCTACATGACGCGGCGCGCGATGGACTTCATCAGCGAGGCCGAGACCGACGGCAGGCCGTGGTGTTTGCATCTGTCCTACATCAAGCCGCACTGGCCCTATATCGCGCCCGAGCCCTATGCCAGCATGTATTCGACCGATGACATGATCCCGGCGATCCGCTCCGAGCGCGAGCGGCAGAATCCGCATCCGGTGTTTGGCGCCTATATGGACATGCGCTACTCCCGCAACATGGCGCGCAATGATGCCCGCGAGAAGGTGATCCCGACCTATATGGGCCTGATCAGCCAGATCGACGACCAGATGGGCGTGCTGATGAAGTTTTTAGGTGAGCGCGGCCTGCTGGACACCACCATGATCGTGTTCACCTCCGATCATGGCGACTATCTCGGCGATCACTGGATGGGCGAGAAGGACCTGTTCCACGAGCAGTCCGCGAAGATTCCGCTGATCATCATCGATCCCTCGCAGGAAGCCGACGCCACGCGCGGCACGCGTAGCGACGCGCTGGTGGAGGCGATCGATCTCGCCCCGACCTTCCTCGATTATTTCGGCGGCAAGGTGCCGGGCCACATCCTCGAAGGACGTTCGCTGCTACCGCTGCTGCGCGGGCCCACGCCGCCGGATTGGCGCAAGGTGGCATTTTCCGAATACGACTATGCCATGCAGGACGTGCGGCTGAAGCTGAACCAGCCGATCGAGCGCTGCCGCCTGTTCATGGTATTCGACGGCCGCTGGAAATACATCCACGCCTCCGGCTTCCGCCCGATGCTGTACGACCTCGAAACCGATCCGGACGAATTTCTGGATCGCGGCGACGACCCGGAGTGCGCCGGCGTCATCGCGCGGCTGAAGGCCGAGCTGTTCGACTGGGCGCTGCATCCGAACGATCACATCACCACACCGCGCGAGAAGATCGCCACCTATGCGGACAATCAGCTCCAGGTGAAGGGCGGCTTCCTGATCGGCATCTGGGACGAGAAAGAGCTTGCCGCGATCCGCGACGACATCGCGCAGCGCGCGAAGATGTGAGCAAGGGAGCGCAGCTCTCTCAACTCGTCATGCCCGGGCTTGACCCGCCTGCGCGGCCGAAGCCGCTTCGGCGCGGCGAAGGCCCGGGCATCCACGTCTCACCTCCTTCGCGGGAAGTACGTGGATGGCCGGGTCAAGCCCGGCCATGACGGTGGAGTATGGAGCGCGGGCGAAGATTCAATTCTCGATCTTGTAGCCCGTCGCCTTCACGATCGGCTGCCACAACGCAGTGTTCGCGGCGAGCTCTCCCCTCCCATTGTCGTTGGCCGCAGTTAGAGCCAGGCGGACGCCCGGCACAAGGCCGACATGTGCCGTTTACCATGCCGGCCGCCTTGCGCCGGTCACCATCCTGCTGCAAAAGCAGGGCTCATCGGCGCCGCCTGTCGCTCCGCCGTTTCCCGAGCAATTCGCATCCAGCGCCAAAATAAACACACATGGCCAGCCCCGAACTCAGTCAATTCCGCCGCATCGTCGTCAAGGTCGGCTCCGCGCTGCTGGTCGATTCCGACAAGGGCGAGGTGCGCTCCTCCTGGCTCGCCGCGCTCGCCGACGACATGGCCAAGCTGCACCAGGAAGGACGCGACGTCCTCGTCGTTTCCTCCGGCTCGATCGCGCTCGGCCGCAGCCGGCTCAAATTGCCGCGCGGCCCGCTGAAGCTGGAAGAGAGCCAGGCCGCGGCTGCCGTCGGCCAGATCGCGCTGGCGCGGATCTGGTCGGAGGTGCTCGGGGCGCACGGCATCGGCGCCGGCCAGATCCTGGTGACGCTGCAGGACACCGAGGAGCGCCGCCGCTATCTCAATGCGCGCTCCACCATCGGCAAGCTGCTGGAATGGCGCGCCATCCCCGTGATCAACGAGAACGACACGGTCGCGACCACCGAGATCCGCTACGGCGACAACGATCGCCTCGCCGCGCGCGTCGCGACCATGGCGAGCGCCGACCTGCTCGTGCTGCTGTCCGACATCGACGGGCTCTACGACGCCCCGCCGAAGAACAACCCGAAAGCAAAGCTCATTCCCATCGTCGACAGCATCTCCTCGGAGATCGAGGCGGTGGCGGGCGATGCCGAATCCGAGCTGTCGCGCGGCGGCATGCGCACCAAGGTCGAGGCGGCCAAGATCGCGACGACCGGCGGCACGCACATGCTGATCGCCTCCGGCAAGATCGAGCATCCCCTGCAGGCGATCGCCGATGGCGGTCGCTGCACCTGGTTCCTGACGCCGGCCAATCCCATCACCTCACGCAAGCGCTGGATCGCAGGCACGCTGGAGCCGAAGGGCACGCTGACCATCGATGCCGGCGCCGTGACCGCGCTGCGCGCCGGCGCCAGCCTGCTGCCGGCCGGCGTGATCAGGGTCGAGGGCCAGTTCGCCCGCGGCGATGCCGTGATCGTGCGCGGTCCCGACGGCAGCGAGGTCGGCCGCGGCCTGATCGCCTATGACGCCGACGATGCCGAGCGGATCAAGGGCCGCTCCTCCCCTGATGTGATGACCATCCTCGGCATCAGCGGCCGCGCCGAGATGATCCACCGGGATGATCTGGTGGTGGGCGGGTGAAGGCCGAACATACGCCGGCTACTGCATATCTTCGACGCTAATATCCTGCCTGCCGTGCATGACGCGGATAATTTCGACGCCGTCCGGTAGCGGAGCGTAGAAGATCACATAATTGCCGACCGCGAAGCTGCGCAGGCCGGCCTTTAACTCGCGGCGTTCCCGTCCTGCGAGCGGATTCTCCAGGAGCATCTCGAAGATCTCACCGATGCGTGCGATCTGCTTGTCTGCGGCCCGGACACGTTTGAAGCAATGAATTCCCAGATCGAATCGAGATCAAGGTCCGCTTGCGGGGATTTGCGGAATCTATTTGCCACGTTTGCGCGCGGCCAAACGTTGCCGTCCCCGCGCCTTGATGTCGCTCATCCATTTCTGGACATCGACCTCTTCCATCGGCCCGCTGTCAAAGCCCTTCTGGATCTCCTCCCGCAGCGCCTCCAGCTTGAGTTTGCGCCGCTCCTCGCGCTCCTCGACGAGGCGCAGGCCTTCGCGCATCACCTCGCTCGCGCTGGCATAGCGGCCGCTCTCGACCAAGGTGTCAATCAGGTCCTCGAAATGCTTGCCGATGCTGTAGCTGCTCGCCATGGGACGGCTCCATTATCAAAATATGATACTTATTGATATTTAGCGATCCCGCAAGGATTCGTCGGGCCTCCGGCCCTACAAGGCCATTGGCCCACCCAGCAGCGCGAACCGAACCCCTGCCATACCCTCCCCGCCCTTCGCAAAAGCGGGATTTCCGTGCTAGGACACCGCCTTAGCAGAAGGTTGAACTCCCATGGCCGCCCCCCTCAAAGCCGTTGACGGCAATGCCGATCTTCAGACGCTGATGTCCGATCTCGGAACCCGTGCGCGCGCCGCCGCGCGCGTGCTGGCGCTGGCGCCGCCGGAGCAGAAGAACCGGGCGCTGGAGGCGATGGAGCGGGCGATCCGCGCCAACGCGGCGAAAATTCTCGCCGCCAATGCCGAGGACGTTGCGGAGGCCCGCGCCTCCGGCAATGCCACCTCCTCCTTCATCGACCGCCTGACGCTGACGCCGGCGCGCATCGAGGGCATGGCCGAAGGCATCGGCATCGTGCGCGGCATCGCCGATCCCATCGGGGTCGTCATCGAGCGCTGGCAGCGGCCGAACGGCATGACCATCGAGCGCGTGCGGGTGCCGCTCGGCGTCGTCGGCGTGATCTTCGAGAGCCGGCCGAACGTTGCGGCGGATGCCGGTGTGCTGTGCCTGAAATCCGGCAATGCCGTGATCCTGCGCGGCGGCTCGGACAGTTTCCGCTCGTGCCGCGCGATCCATGAATGCCTGGTGCAGGGCCTGCGCGAAGCGGGCCTGCCGGAAGCTGCGATCACGCTGGTGCCGACGCGCGACCGCGCGGCGGTCGGCATGATGCTGTCGGGCCTGAGCGGCGCCATCGACGTGATCGTGCCGCGCGGGGGCAAGAGCCTCGTCGCACGCGTCGAGCAGGAGGCGCGCGTGCCCGTCTTCGCGCATCTCGAAGGCGTCAACC from Bradyrhizobium sp. CB1015 harbors:
- a CDS encoding MaoC family dehydratase produces the protein MTDFDPARHRMIPTQRWFEDFVVGERFVLPSRTQTSALFAAFQTASGDTHPVHYDVEYCRSRGMPHLLAHGFQTLIHTAPGAGLFPFLVEESLVGFLEQSSRFLKPVFADDTLYPALEVIELVPGRTTGTVTLRSTVFNQRKELVLEGMQKFLIRRRPAG
- the obgE gene encoding GTPase ObgE, with product MKFLDEAKVYIRSGDGGNGCVAFRREKFIEFGGPSGGNGGRGGNVIIEVADGLNTLIDYRYQQHFKAQKGENGMGSDRHGANGKNIVLKVPVGTQIFDEDRETLIHDFTKVGEKFVLAEGGNGGFGNAHFKSSTNRAPRNANPGQPGEERWIWLRLKLIADAGLVGMPNAGKSTFLSKVSAARPKIADYPFTTLHPQLGVVNADGREFVLADIPGLIEGAHEGTGLGDRFLGHVERCRVLLHLIDATCEHAGKAYKTVRKELDAYGGQLTDKIEIVALNKIDAVEPDELKKQKDRLKRAAKKTPLLLSGATGQGVKEALRALADVIGESPVSAKAKSAAEAEPWSA
- a CDS encoding alkaline phosphatase family protein, with translation MAHAKNVLWIMCDQLRYDYLGCTGHPTLKTPNIDAMAKRGVLFTKAYVQSPICGPSRMSFYTGRYMRSHGSHWNGWPLRVGEPTLGDHLNKIGVRNVLVGKTHMAPDIEGMKALGIPPESMIGVHVAECGFEPYERDDGLHPTGRPRPKYDEYLRKHGFEATNPWEHWANSGAADDGSLQNGWLLVHADRAARVPEEHSETPYMTRRAMDFISEAETDGRPWCLHLSYIKPHWPYIAPEPYASMYSTDDMIPAIRSERERQNPHPVFGAYMDMRYSRNMARNDAREKVIPTYMGLISQIDDQMGVLMKFLGERGLLDTTMIVFTSDHGDYLGDHWMGEKDLFHEQSAKIPLIIIDPSQEADATRGTRSDALVEAIDLAPTFLDYFGGKVPGHILEGRSLLPLLRGPTPPDWRKVAFSEYDYAMQDVRLKLNQPIERCRLFMVFDGRWKYIHASGFRPMLYDLETDPDEFLDRGDDPECAGVIARLKAELFDWALHPNDHITTPREKIATYADNQLQVKGGFLIGIWDEKELAAIRDDIAQRAKM
- the proB gene encoding glutamate 5-kinase, which gives rise to MASPELSQFRRIVVKVGSALLVDSDKGEVRSSWLAALADDMAKLHQEGRDVLVVSSGSIALGRSRLKLPRGPLKLEESQAAAAVGQIALARIWSEVLGAHGIGAGQILVTLQDTEERRRYLNARSTIGKLLEWRAIPVINENDTVATTEIRYGDNDRLAARVATMASADLLVLLSDIDGLYDAPPKNNPKAKLIPIVDSISSEIEAVAGDAESELSRGGMRTKVEAAKIATTGGTHMLIASGKIEHPLQAIADGGRCTWFLTPANPITSRKRWIAGTLEPKGTLTIDAGAVTALRAGASLLPAGVIRVEGQFARGDAVIVRGPDGSEVGRGLIAYDADDAERIKGRSSPDVMTILGISGRAEMIHRDDLVVGG
- a CDS encoding type II toxin-antitoxin system RelE/ParE family toxin produces the protein MLLENPLAGRERRELKAGLRSFAVGNYVIFYAPLPDGVEIIRVMHGRQDISVEDMQ
- a CDS encoding type II toxin-antitoxin system ParD family antitoxin; its protein translation is MASSYSIGKHFEDLIDTLVESGRYASASEVMREGLRLVEEREERRKLKLEALREEIQKGFDSGPMEEVDVQKWMSDIKARGRQRLAARKRGK
- a CDS encoding glutamate-5-semialdehyde dehydrogenase, coding for MAAPLKAVDGNADLQTLMSDLGTRARAAARVLALAPPEQKNRALEAMERAIRANAAKILAANAEDVAEARASGNATSSFIDRLTLTPARIEGMAEGIGIVRGIADPIGVVIERWQRPNGMTIERVRVPLGVVGVIFESRPNVAADAGVLCLKSGNAVILRGGSDSFRSCRAIHECLVQGLREAGLPEAAITLVPTRDRAAVGMMLSGLSGAIDVIVPRGGKSLVARVEQEARVPVFAHLEGVNHVYVDGSADLAMAKSIVLNAKMRRTGVCGAAETLLVDSAAAGKSLKPLVEMLLDAGCEVRGDEAVQKTDARVKPASDEDWDTEYLDAIIAAKVVDGVDGAIAHIQDHGSHHTDAIVSADEAAAQKFLSEVDSAIVLHNASTQFADGGEFGFGAEIGIATGRFHARGPVGAEQLTSFKYRVHGTGQTRP